From Amycolatopsis sp. cg9, one genomic window encodes:
- a CDS encoding PIG-L family deacetylase encodes MRTKIARPLAALVLAAATVAAVHSPASADTTTTLSFSAHQDDDLLFMNPDIASDVQAGYNVWVTYLTAGEIPCESHDPCGMDYADNRVQGEHAAYAETAGVPNSWTYEEMWFGGHPVAVDHLDGTNVHLVFTYIHAAAGPEDNCGDLYRMLHDDSYVAEPIDYRPAYTKDSFVGMLRSIIDYVQPDYLRTQSTIGHRERRGDGVADNVDHVAGAILAADADVDGAGNTLIRRDEYQGYVITDYPDNVGGYWRDRKQRIWNAYKPFDYQISPWSWDNVMGKQYRPEGRIFWPGIPWVPPGDFNGC; translated from the coding sequence ATGCGCACGAAGATCGCGCGGCCGCTCGCCGCGCTGGTGCTGGCCGCGGCGACCGTCGCCGCGGTGCACAGTCCCGCTTCCGCGGACACCACCACGACGCTCAGCTTCTCCGCGCACCAGGACGACGACCTGCTGTTCATGAACCCGGACATCGCGTCCGACGTGCAGGCCGGGTACAACGTGTGGGTCACCTACCTCACCGCGGGGGAAATCCCGTGTGAGAGCCACGATCCGTGCGGCATGGACTACGCCGACAACCGGGTGCAGGGGGAGCACGCCGCCTACGCCGAGACGGCGGGCGTGCCGAACTCCTGGACTTACGAGGAAATGTGGTTCGGCGGCCACCCCGTCGCCGTGGACCACCTCGACGGGACCAACGTCCACCTCGTGTTCACCTACATCCACGCGGCCGCCGGGCCCGAGGACAACTGCGGTGACCTGTACCGGATGCTGCACGACGACTCGTACGTCGCTGAGCCGATCGACTACCGGCCGGCGTACACGAAGGACTCGTTCGTCGGCATGCTGCGCTCGATCATCGACTACGTCCAGCCCGACTACCTGCGCACGCAAAGCACCATCGGGCACCGGGAAAGGCGCGGTGACGGCGTGGCCGACAACGTCGACCACGTCGCCGGGGCGATCCTCGCGGCCGACGCGGACGTCGACGGCGCCGGCAACACCCTGATCCGCCGCGACGAGTACCAGGGCTACGTCATCACCGACTACCCGGACAACGTCGGCGGCTACTGGCGGGACCGCAAGCAGCGGATCTGGAACGCCTACAAGCCGTTCGACTACCAGATCAGCCCCTGGTCGTGGGACAACGTGATGGGCAAGCAGTACCGGCCGGAAGGACGCATCTTCTGGCCGGGCATCCCCTGGGTGCCGCCGGGCGACTTCAACGGCTGCTAG